The Macaca fascicularis isolate 582-1 chromosome 1, T2T-MFA8v1.1 genome includes a window with the following:
- the NPPB gene encoding natriuretic peptides B codes for MDPQTAPSRVLLLLLFLHLGLPGGRSHPLGSSASDLETSGLQEQRNHLQGKLSELQVEQISLEPPQESPRPTGIWKAQEAATEGIRGHRKMVLYTLRAPRSPKMVRGSGCFGRKMDRISSSSGLGCKVLRRH; via the exons ATGGATCCCCAGACAGCACCTTCCCGGGTGCTCCTGCTTCTGCTCTTCTTGCACCTGGGTCTCCCGGGAGGTCGTTCCCACCCACTGGGCAGTTCGGCCTCGGACTTGGAAACGTCTGGGTTACAG GAGCAGCGCAACCATTTGCAGGGCAAACTCTCAGAGCTGCAGGTGGAGCAGATATCCCTGGAGCCCCCCCAGGAGAGCCCCCGTCCCACAGGTATCTGGAAGGCCCAGGAGGCAGCCACTGAGGGCATCCGTGGCCACCGCAAAATGGTCCTGTACACCCTGCGGGCACCGCGAAGCCCCAAGATGGTACGAGGGTCTGGCTGCTTTGGGAGGAAGATGGACCGGATCAGCTCCTCCAGCGGCCTGGGCTGCAAAG